CAATGTTCATTTCTCTAAACCCCGCTCTGCCACCCCTATCAGGAGTTCCCAGTCTATATAAATAATTCCTCTTAGGACCAAAAACATGAAGCAAACTGTATATCTCTTCATCATAAACCTCCTGATATACTGTTAATCCCTCTGCACCACTCTCTATAACCTTCCTATAATCATCCTCATCCATAGGATACACCTCTATTGAAAGTTCATCAAAATACTTTTTAAGCAGTCTAACAACACTAACTATATAATCAACCTTTATCATCTCCGACTCTCCTGTCAACAACAACACATGTCTTATCCCCCTGCTTCTCAACACTTCCGCTTCCTTCTCTATCTCCTCAAACGAAAGAGTTTTCCTCTTAAACTTCTCAAAAACACTAAAACCACAGTAAATACAACCGTTTGAACAATAGTTGGAAACATACAAAGGAGCGTATATGAACATAACATTACCAAAAAACTGTCTTGTAAGTTTATATGACCTTCTAGCCAAAACCTCAATATACTCCTGAGCTTTAGGAGAAAGAAGTGCAATGAGATCTCTGTCACCAAGATAGCTCTTAGAGAGGGCTCTCTCTATGTCCTCACAAGAAATTTCAACAAAAAGCCTCTCAAAATCCCACTCGCGGTACTTTTCCAGTATTTCGTAGAATGATTTCTTTTTAAGCACAAGCACAGTATATAAGTATAATAAACCTATCCTAGGTAATCAACCCAACATAGTCACAATAAGTCTAGCTATTTCTTAGCAACTTTTAGCATATTTTCCCTAGAATCGTAGAAAAATACCATAGGCTTACCATCAACAACAATAACTGACGAACTCCCTCCCGCTTTTTCACTTACCACTACTTGTATCTCCCACCTCTTTCCATCAAAAAATGCATACCTTATCTCCTTCTTTGACTGGACAAAGTATGAAAGATGAGGATTTCCTTGCTCATCAACCCACAAAGAAATAAA
This window of the Brevinematia bacterium genome carries:
- the thiH gene encoding 2-iminoacetate synthase ThiH, which encodes MLVLKKKSFYEILEKYREWDFERLFVEISCEDIERALSKSYLGDRDLIALLSPKAQEYIEVLARRSYKLTRQFFGNVMFIYAPLYVSNYCSNGCIYCGFSVFEKFKRKTLSFEEIEKEAEVLRSRGIRHVLLLTGESEMIKVDYIVSVVRLLKKYFDELSIEVYPMDEDDYRKVIESGAEGLTVYQEVYDEEIYSLLHVFGPKRNYLYRLGTPDRGGRAGFREMNIGALLGLAPSRKEMFFVIKHAEYLFETYPDVEVGISFPRLRPIRSGEGFRFKVYEVSDIDMVQFISVARIFLNRVSINISTRESSSFRDNIALLGPTRMSAGSSTAVGGYSSEVESSQFSVSDDRSVEEICSMLRSKGLCPTFVNWMREFNG